A genomic region of Dreissena polymorpha isolate Duluth1 chromosome 4, UMN_Dpol_1.0, whole genome shotgun sequence contains the following coding sequences:
- the LOC127878716 gene encoding lachesin-like: MAIVLLTATVDYVADYEGPTYFIPQPNNVTYQAGATATLTCSVENLGKKFIVWRKTAEPHPISVGNMIYAPDTRYEVAFAPERREFNLVIRAVTQHDAGVYECQVSSRDKLVRHIMLRIEERPETLPSQSHISRESNVAIRNPDYTMPEILLSGKEYVNTGDTIRLVCNVTGTSDIPQDVDWFRNGNLLRSISNKILISKETSMVRRKLDSVLEVRFSKLEDTGEYVCRNSEILIASQKVIVLNDGDSNVGKRGAGAEATSGQICNRQWWSLIISVFLAKAVTDIIVHTS; encoded by the exons ATGGCAA TTGTTTTGCTGACCGCTACGGTGGACTATGTAGCTGATTACGAAGGTCCTACGTACTTCATCCCTCAGCCCAACAACGTCACCTATCAAGCCGGAGCAACTGCCACTCTAACCTGCTCTGTCGAAAACTTAGGAAAGAAATTC attgtttggCGCAAGACGGCCGAGCCGCACCCTATATCAGTAGGGAACATGATATATGCACCAGATACACGATACGAAGTGGCTTTTGCACCTGAGCGACGGGAGTTCAATTTGGTGATACGAGCGGTGACTCAACATGATGCGGGTGTATACGAATGTCAAGTCAGCTCAAGGGATAAACTCGTTCGACACATAATGCTGCGGATAGAAG AAAGACCAGAAACATTGCCATCGCAGTCACACATATCGAGGGAATCAAACG tcGCGATAAGGAATCCGGATTACACTATGCCAG AAATTCTCCTGTCAGGAAAGGAGTACGTAAATACTGGTGATACAATTCGACTTGTGTGCAATGTTACTGGAACTTCAGATATACCTCAGGACGTAGACTGGTTTAGAAATGGAAATTTGTTACGCTCGATATCAAACAAAATACTTATATCTAAGGAGACGTCTATGGTACGACGTAAATTAGACAGCGTTTTAGAAGTGCGGTTTAGCAAACTCGAGGATACCGGTGAATACGTATGCAGAAATTCAGAAATTCTTATTGCCAGCCAGAAAGTGATTGTTCTAAAtg atGGTGATTCGAATGTGGGTAAACGAGGCGCTGGTGCGGAAGCAACAAGTGGTCAAATTTGCAATAGACAGTGGTGGTCACTAATTATATCAGTGTTTCTTGCAAAGGCTGTGACTGATATTATTGTGCACACAAGCTGA